A region from the Cannabis sativa cultivar Pink pepper isolate KNU-18-1 chromosome 9, ASM2916894v1, whole genome shotgun sequence genome encodes:
- the LOC115722181 gene encoding sulfate transporter 3.1, producing the protein MGGDNKGENYEYGPHKVAIPPAKPFLKGLKSSLKETFFPDDPFRHFSNEKSWVRRVVLGLQYFVPILEWAPRYTFSFFKADLVSGITIASLAVPQGISYANLANLPPILGLYSSFVPPLIYAMLGTSRDLAVGTVAVGSLLIASMLGKEVSATEDPKLYVQLAITATFFAGVFQSALGFLRLGFVVDFLSHATIVGFMSGAATVVCLQQLKGVLGLIHFTHETDIMSVVHSIFTQVHQWRWESGVLGVCFVFFLMVTKYLSKRKKAFFWINALAPLTSVILGSLLVYLTHAEKHGVQVIGHLKKGLNPLTVSELAFGSPHLTLAIKTGIVVGIIGLAEGVAVGRSFATFKNYHIDGNKEMIAFGMMNIAGSCTSCYLTAGPFSRSAVNFNAGCKTAVSNIVMAMAVMITLLFLTPLFHYTPLVVLSAIIIVAMISLIDYESAIHLWKIDKLDFVICMGAYLGVVFASVEIGLIIAVTISFMRVLLFIARPRTTVLGNIPNSMIFRSTDQYPIANSVPGVLILHIDAPIYFANANYLRERISRWIYEEEDKLKCSGETSLHYVILDLSSVGSIDTSGISMLEEVKRNTERKGHKLVLANPRSEVIKKLDKSKFIEAVGQEWIYLTVGEAVAACNFMLHTCKPNVGAEESKRQTDDNV; encoded by the exons atggggGGTGATAATAAGGGAGAAAACTACGAATATGGGCCTCATAAGGTGGCAATACCACCGGCGAAGCCGTTTTTGAAAGGACTAAAATCGAGTTTAAAAGAGACATTCTTCCCTGACGACCCTTTTCGACACTTCAGTAACGAGAAGTCATGGGTGAGACGAGTAGTGTTGGGTCTTCAGTATTTTGTTCCCATACTAGAATGGGCTCCACGCTACACTTTCTCCTTCTTCAAAGCTGACCTCGTCTCGGGCATCACCATCGCCAGCCTAGCTGTTCCTCAGGGAATCAGCTATGCTAATTTGGCCAACTTACCTCCTATTCTTGGCTTat ATTCGAGCTTCGTTCCGCCGTTGATATACGCGATGTTGGGAACATCTAGAGATTTGGCGGTGGGAACAGTGGCTGTTGGATCTCTTCTGATAGCGTCGATGCTGGGGAAGGAAGTTAGTGCCACCGAAGACCCAAAGCTTTACGTTCAGTTGGCTATCACTGCTACTTTCTTCGCTGGTGTTTTTCAGTCTGCTTTAGGATTTTTAAG ACTTGGGTTTGTGGTGGACTTTCTATCCCACGCAACAATAGTGGGATTCATGAGTGGAGCAGCCACAGTGGTTTGCCTTCAGCAGTTGAAAGGAGTCCTTGGACTCATTCATTTTACTCACGAGACTGATATTATGTCTGTTGTTCACTCTATCTTCACTCAAGTACACCAg TGGAGATGGGAGAGTGGTGTTTTGGGAGTCTGCTTCGTTTTCTTTCTCATGGTTACAAAATACCTT AGCAAGAGAAAAAAGGCCTTCTTTTGGATAAACGCTTTGGCGCCTCTAACATCTGTGATTCTAGGGAGTCTTCTTGTCTATCTAACCCATGCTGAGAAACATGGCGTTCAAGTG ATTGGACACCTGAAAAAAGGGTTGAATCCACTAACAGTGTCTGAGCTGGCTTTTGGGTCACCACATCTGACATTAGCCATTAAAACAGGAATTGTCGTTGGCATTATTGGTCTTGCG GAAGGAGTAGCAGTAGGAAGAAGCTTTGCCACATTCAAGAATTATCATATTGATGGGAACAAAGAAATGATCGCTTTTGGGATGATGAACATTGCAGGCTCTTGTACTTCTTGCTACTTAACCGCTG GGCCATTTTCTAGAAGTGCTGTGAACTTTAACGCTGGATGTAAAACAGCAGTCTCCAACATTGTCATGGCCATGGCAGTGATGATCACTCTCTTGTTCTTGACACCACTGTTCCACTACACTCCACTTGTGGTTCTTTCGGCCATTATCATTGTCGCCATGATCAGCCTCATCGACTACGAATCTGCCATTCACCTCTGGAAGATTGACAAACTCGACTTTGTCATCTGCATGGGAGCATACCTGGGTGTGGTCTTTGCCAGTGTCGAGATTGGTCTGATCATTGCA GTCACAATTTCGTTTATGAGAGTTCTTCTGTTTATTGCTAGACCAAGAACGACTGTTCTTGGCAACATTCCCAACTCCATGATCTTCAGAAGCACTGATCAATACCCAATTGCCAACAGTGTTCCTGGAGTTCTCATTCTTCATATCGATGCACCCATTTACTTTGCCAATGCAAACTACTTAAGAGAAAG AATCTCTAGGTGGATATATGAAGAGGAAGACAAACTAAAATGCTCTGGGGAAACAAGTTTGCATTATGTTATACTAGACCTCAGCT CTGTCGGTAGCATCGATACAAGTGGGATTAGCATGCTTGAAGAGGTCAAGAGAAATACTGAGAGAAAGGGTCATAAG CTTGTGTTAGCAAACCCGCGAAGTGAAGTGATCAAAAAGCTTGACAAGTCAAAATTCATCGAGGCCGTTGGTCAGGAATGGATCTATCTCACTGTGGGAGAGGCTGTGGCAGCATGTAACTTCATGCTGCATACCTGCAAGCCAAATGTAGGAGCAGAGGAATCAAAAAGACAAACTGATGATAATGTCTAG
- the LOC115722182 gene encoding uncharacterized protein LOC115722182: MAEVEAGSRTAGSSIGGGGMVETSLKDKGNEHFKAGNYLKAAALYTQAIKQDPNNSALYSNRAAAFLQLVKLSKALADAETAIALSPEWEKGYFRKGCILEAMERYDDALAAFHTALQFNPKSAEVSRKIKRITQLVKDKKRAQEVENLKSNINMAKHLEKLKTEMSDKYGSEEGWEEMFSFLVETMETAVKCWHESSKVDPRVYFLLDKEKTETDKYAPMVNIDKAFESPHTHSNCFLYLRQYAEDSFSRAACLVTPKSIISYPQVWKGQGPRKWRHGQQDGFFVQFETAFLRKLWFVPSSNEQGQMLCRDPEILDIGAHEVLPRLYKEKRSSS; the protein is encoded by the exons ATGGCGGAAGTAGAGGCAGGATCACGTACGGCGGGCTCATCAATCGGTGGTGGTGGAATGGTGGAGACGTCTCTGAAAGATAAGGGAAATGAGCATTTCAAAGCTGGGAATTATCTCAAAGCCGCTGCTCTCTACACCCAGGCCATCAAACAAGACCCTAATAACTCTGCCCTTTACag CAACCGTGCTGCAGCATTTCTGCAATTGGTTAAGCTTAGTAAAGCACTTGCTGATGCTGAGACAGCAATTGCTTTGAGCCCAGAGTGGGAAAAG GGATATTTCAGAAAAGGATGCATATTAGAGGCCATGGAGCGTTATGATGAT GCTTTAGCTGCTTTCCATACTGCTCTGCAATTCAATCCAAAAAGTGCAGAAGTatcaagaaaaattaaaagaataaccCAGTTGGTGAAAGATAAAAAGCGAGCTCAAGAAGTAGAGAACTTGAAATCCAATATCAATATGGCAAAGCACTTGGAAAAACTAAAGACTGAAATG TCTGATAAGTATGGGTCTGAGGAAGGTTGGGAAGAAATGTTCTCTTTTCTTGTTGAGACAATGGAAACAGCTGTAAAATGCTGGCATGAAAGCTCGAAGGTTGATCCTAGAGTATACTTTCTTCTTGATAAGGAGAAGACAGAGACTGATAAATATGCTCCAATGGTCAACATCGATAAG GCCTTTGAATCACCCCATACACACAGCAACTGCTTTTTGTATCTCAGGCAGTATGCTGAGGATTCTTTCTCCAGAGCGGCATGCTTGGTCACCCCCAAAAGTATAATATCATATCCACAG GTTTGGAAAGGTCAAGGACCACGGAAGTGGAGACATGGGCAGCAAGATGGTTTCTTTGTTCAATTTGAGACAGCTTTTCTGCGAAAGCTTTGGTTTGTCCCTAGTTCCAATGAACAGGGCCAGATGCTGTGCAG GGACCCAGAGATCCTTGATATCGGTGCTCATGAAGTGCTTCCACGCCTATACAAGGAAAAGCGGTCCAGCTCTTAG